The Vagococcus penaei genome includes the window TGACGTAGCAGTTTTACATAGTGGTTTATCACAGGGTGAAAAGTATGATGAATGGCGTAAAATTGAACGTGGTGAAGCACGTGTTGTGGTTGGTGCTCGCTCGGCTATTTTTGCACCACTTGAAAACATAGGATTGATTGTGATTGATGAAGAACATGAAGGAAGTTATAAACAAGAAGAATCACCACGCTACCATGCACGAGATTTAGCTATTTGGCGTAGTCAATATCATCATTGTCCAGTCGTCCTAGGTAGTGCGACACCGTCACTAGAATCACGTGCACGCGCACAAAAAAATGTTTATCACTTACTGCCTTTAACAGAGCGAGCCGTTAGCAATGCTCAATTACCGACAGTAGAGGTGATTGACATGCGGGAAGAAGCTAAAAAAGGTGCACAAACTTTTTCTAGCGTATTAGTAGATAAGTTAACAGATAGACTAAGCAAAAAAGAGCAATCAGTCTTAATGTTAAATCGGCGAGGTTTTTCGTCCTTTGTTATGTGCCGTGACTGTGGGTATGTGTTGCCTTGCCCAAATTGCGATATTTCCTTAACACTACATATGGATACTAAGACTATGAAGTGTCACTATTGTGGCCATGAAGAGCCAATTCCTTATCGTTGTCCCATTTGTGATGGGACTAAAATTCGTTATTACGGGACAGGTACACAGAAAGTCGAAGCGGAATTAAAAGAACTATTACCAGAAGCAAGAATTATTCGTATGGATGTGGATACAACACGTAAAAAAGGTAGCCACCAGAAGTTATTGGATCAGATGGAGTCTGGTTCAGCTGATATTTTATTAGGTACACAAATGATTGCTAAAGGGCTTGATTTTCCTAATGTAACGTTAGTTGGTGTACTGAATGCTGATACTGCGTTAAATTTGCCTGATTTCCGGTCGAGTGAACGAACGTTTCAATTGTTAACGCAAGTTAGTGGACGTGCGGGTCGAGGGGCTAAGGCAGGTGAAGTTGTGATTCAAACTTTTAACCCTGAGCACTATGCAATTCGTTTGGCACAAAGCCAAGATTATGAAGCTTTTTATCGTCATGAAATGCAAATGCGTCATCGCGGAGCTTATCCGCCTTACTATTTTACTAGTCAGATTGTTGTTAGTCATGAAGAAGAGCAAGTGGCAGCTAAGCGTATTTATCAAGTGGTTACTTTTTTAAAGAACTTTTTGACAGATCAGGCAATAGTTTTAGGTCCAACACCCAAATCAATTGCACGTGTCAATAAAAGATATTATTATCAAGTAGTGATTAAGTATCGTCAGGAACCAAGGTTAGATGAGGCTTTAGAACTTATCTTACAAGAATCACAGAAAGATATTCGTCAGGGGTTGCGACTATCGATTGATATGGAACCCCAACATTTTATTTAAAAGGGGGCGTTGCAGTTGAAAAAAGTTATTACTTATCCGAATGACGTGTTAATAACACCGTGTCGGACAGTAAAAAAAATCACACCTAAATTATTGCGTTTATTAGATGAAATGTACGATACGATGGTAGCACGTGATGCGATTGGACTTGCTGCTAACCAACTGGGTGTATCTGAACGTGTTGTTGTGATTGAATTAGACGATGAAACAGGTTTATTTGAAATGATTAATCCTGAAATTATTGCTAAAAGTAAAGAAATGTCAGTTGATGTTGAGGGTTGCTTAAGTTTTCCTGGAACATTTGGGACCGTCGAAAGACATGAAGAAGTCACGATACGTTATATCGATCGTGAAGGGTATGAAATGGAAGTCGATGCAACTGGTTATTTGGCACGAGCTTTCCAACATGAGTTAGAGCACCTAGACGGGCAGTTATTCACTGATAAAATTATTGAAATCATCGCACCTGATGAGCTAGATGACTATATGGAGGCACACGGCTATGACTAAAATTGTATTTATGGGAACACCGGCATTTTCAGTTCCGATTCTTGAAAGTTTGATTGAGCATGATGAGTATGATGTGATTGCAGTTGTCACACAACCAGACCGACCAGTGGGGCGCAAAAAAGTTTTGACGCCACCGCCAGTGAAAGAAGCAGCTGTACGTCACGGGCTAGAAGTTCTACAACCAGAAAAAATTTCTGGTTCGCCGGAATTAGATCGAGTGATTGACTTAGCGCCAGATTTAATTGTGACTGCTGCTTTTGGTCAATTTTTGCCTGAGCGGCTATTAAAAGCACCGAAACTTGGGGCAATTAATGTGCACGCATCATTGTTACCAAAGTATCGTGGCGGTGCACCAGTTCATTATTCTATTATGAAAGGTGAAAAGGAAACAGGCGTCACTATTATGGAAATGGTGAAAAAAATGGATGCTGGTGATATGTTAGCGCAACGTGCTATTCCGATTGATAAAACGGATGATGTCGGAAGTATGTTTGATAAATTAAGTATCGTTGGCCGGGAGCTGTTACTAGAGACGCTACCTAAACTAATTTCTGACGATTTGACACCAACACCACAAGATGAGACACACGTGACATATTCACCCAATATTTCACGTGACGAGGAGCAGATTGATTGGTCAATGACTGCTGAACAAATCGATTGCCAAGTCCGTGGTATGCGTCCTTGGCCTGTTGCATACGCGATGCATCAAGGGACGCGTTGGAAGATTTGGGACGTCACGCCTTTAGAAGAGGAAACAACACACGCACAACCAGGAGAAATTATTGGTTTGACGAAAAAAGCCATTAAAGTCGCTTGTGGTAGTGGAACTGTTTTACAAATTAATCGATTACAACCAGCTGGGAAAGGTCAATTGACCGCAAGTGAATTTTTAAACGGGGTTGGTCGTCAGTTAGAAATGGGAGAAAAAGTTGAGTAAAAGTAAAAAGAAAAAAATACCAAAGCATGTCTATAAAAATCCACGTTATGTGGCATTAGAGTTATTAATCAAAGTAGCCGCAAATCAAGGCTATTCAAATGTTCTGATTAATGAAAGTATTAAATATTATCAATTATCAAATCAAGATGCTCGTTTGATGACAGAAATTGTTTATGGCACCATCAGTCATCG containing:
- the def gene encoding peptide deformylase — its product is MQLKKVITYPNDVLITPCRTVKKITPKLLRLLDEMYDTMVARDAIGLAANQLGVSERVVVIELDDETGLFEMINPEIIAKSKEMSVDVEGCLSFPGTFGTVERHEEVTIRYIDREGYEMEVDATGYLARAFQHELEHLDGQLFTDKIIEIIAPDELDDYMEAHGYD
- the fmt gene encoding methionyl-tRNA formyltransferase; this translates as MTKIVFMGTPAFSVPILESLIEHDEYDVIAVVTQPDRPVGRKKVLTPPPVKEAAVRHGLEVLQPEKISGSPELDRVIDLAPDLIVTAAFGQFLPERLLKAPKLGAINVHASLLPKYRGGAPVHYSIMKGEKETGVTIMEMVKKMDAGDMLAQRAIPIDKTDDVGSMFDKLSIVGRELLLETLPKLISDDLTPTPQDETHVTYSPNISRDEEQIDWSMTAEQIDCQVRGMRPWPVAYAMHQGTRWKIWDVTPLEEETTHAQPGEIIGLTKKAIKVACGSGTVLQINRLQPAGKGQLTASEFLNGVGRQLEMGEKVE
- the priA gene encoding primosomal protein N'; amino-acid sequence: MQTNQPFSYQIPSALELFVAVGMRVEVPFGNGNRHIQGFIVAISDEMPVAHKTELKEIVRLLDVYPVLNHELLQLADDMAKTTFAFKVTCLQTMLPSVMRSTYQKWVVLLADNLESKEVTETIFKGLGEVPWEEVVDTPHLSTILQLRREGKVDIRYEVTTKNRVKTVRVIKRKASLVELEQALQKQRANAYQKRRLLELLLTLVDESDISFPELLHDHDLTRAVINNGAKENWLTIEEREIYRDPYAYQSFQSDQALLLNPEQKTAVEAITQSVSDQDAKVFLIEGVTGSGKTEVYLQSIAEVLGKGQTAIMLVPEISLTPQTVTRFKRRFGDDVAVLHSGLSQGEKYDEWRKIERGEARVVVGARSAIFAPLENIGLIVIDEEHEGSYKQEESPRYHARDLAIWRSQYHHCPVVLGSATPSLESRARAQKNVYHLLPLTERAVSNAQLPTVEVIDMREEAKKGAQTFSSVLVDKLTDRLSKKEQSVLMLNRRGFSSFVMCRDCGYVLPCPNCDISLTLHMDTKTMKCHYCGHEEPIPYRCPICDGTKIRYYGTGTQKVEAELKELLPEARIIRMDVDTTRKKGSHQKLLDQMESGSADILLGTQMIAKGLDFPNVTLVGVLNADTALNLPDFRSSERTFQLLTQVSGRAGRGAKAGEVVIQTFNPEHYAIRLAQSQDYEAFYRHEMQMRHRGAYPPYYFTSQIVVSHEEEQVAAKRIYQVVTFLKNFLTDQAIVLGPTPKSIARVNKRYYYQVVIKYRQEPRLDEALELILQESQKDIRQGLRLSIDMEPQHFI